ACGCATCCCGAAGAATGACGTTCTCCAGCAGGGCTTGCTTACCGACATGATCGGCAATGAGACGCGCAAACCGGGGGACGGCGTCATCGTACCAGACAGGACGCATCATTCACTCCTCAACCGTGCAGCATGAAGTATGCGTTGAGCGTCACGTTTCCATGACTGGTACTTTCCGTTGTCGATGGAGTTCGTCACTTCGTAACGCTGGTGAATTTGCCAACCCTCCAGAAACGCTGAGCGTAGCGTCACGTGCATAGCGGAGTCCCGTCTGCTTGCGAACATCTTTAGCGCAATATCGCGGATTTCCGGAAAGTGCTTATGATGTGGCTTGTCGGCAAGGTTGAAGGATAAAAGCGCAGATTTCACTGCGCATTCCGCCGCAAAGCCGATGAGGTATCCAGCATTATCATAGCACTCCTTCCCTGCGAGCACCTCCGCGTCTCGAAAATGCCTGAGCGCAGATGACTCATAATCCTCAGCCATACACCTGACCTCAAGTCCGGACCAAAAATACGCATTGTCAATCAACGTTATTATGTAAAAAATTAAAATTTTCTGTTTTTCTTCTCCAGCATCAACCTGATCTGGAAGTCTCCCGCGTTACCCCCCGGTCGAGCCGGCCCGCGCGCCCCCCGAGATCAGGTCGCCGACCGCCGCCAGCAGGTTGTTGGCATTGACCGGCTTGCCCAGCACCGGAGCCTTGGGATGGCGCTCGCCGGCGGTGCCGCCGCTGTGGTAGCCGGTGCAGAACAGGAAGGGCACGCCCATGTCCTCCAGGGTGGCCGCCACCGGATCGACCGTGGCGCCGAACAGGTTGACATCCAGCACGGCGGCGTCCGGCGGTCCCGACCGCAGCAGGTCGAGCGCGTCCTCGACCCGTCCGACGGGACCCAGCACCGCGTAGCCGGCTTCCTCCAGAAGCAGCTGGATCGCCATCGCGGTGAGGGCTTCGTCCTCGACCACCAGCACCCGGCGGCCGGCATGGTCGGCCGGCCTGGAGACCGGCGCCGCGCTGACCGGCTGCGAGACTTCCTTCACCCCGACCGCCTGCCAAGTATCGCCGGGCAGGCAGATCCGGGAAGACAGGCCCTCCGGGAGCCAGTCCGTTTCCAGGACTCCGCCCAGCTGCGACTCCACCACCTGGCGCAGCAGCACGGAACCGAAACCCTCGCGGACGGGTTCGCCGCCGATCGGCCCCGCCGCCGCTCTCCTCCCACAGGATGCACAGGATCTCCTCGGGCCTGGGGAGGGTCCAGGAGACGCGCACCCGGCCCGCGCCGTCCGACAGGGCGCCATGCTTGACGGCGTTTGTCGTCAGCTCGTGCAGGGCCAGGGACACCGCCTGGGTCGCCTCCGGCCTGATCGAGACGGGCGGGCCTTCCAGCAGGAGCCTGTCGCCTCCGCCGTAGGCGGTCAGTTCCTCCATCAGCAGATGGCGCAGGTCGGCGCCGGACCAGCGGGCGGCGGCGAGCAGGGAATGCGCCCGGGACATCGCCTGGATCCGGCCCTCGACGGCCTCGGTGAAGCGGACCGGGTCCTCGGACCGGGAGAGCTGGACGATCGACTGGACGACCATCAGGGCGTTCTTCGCACGGTGATCGACCTCGCGCATCAGCAGCTTAAGACGCTCCTCGCTGTCGCGCCTCTCGGTGATGTCGGCCGCCATGCTGACGACCAGCCGCCGGCCCGACGCCTCGCCGCCCACCGGCGCCGACCGGAACGCCCAGATGCGCTTCTTTCCCTCGGCCGTGCGGATCATGTACTCGCCCTCGTCGACGGGCCGGTCGAGCGAATAAAGGCGGTCGATCTCGGTCAGCGTTCCGTTCCGGGTCCCGCCGTAGGCCCGCTCCGCCCATGCCTCCATCGTGGGGAGATCCTCGCGGGAATAGCCGGTGATGTCCAGCCAGGCCCGGCTCACATGCAGCACCTCGCCGGTGTCGGCATGGACGATGGCGGGAAAAGGCGCGTTCTCGATGACGCGGCGCAGCCGGCTGCGTTCCTCCTCGACCTCGCGTTCGGCGGCCCGGCGCGACGAGATGTTCCGCATGATCCCGGTGAAATAGCGCCCGCCGTCGAGGCCGCGCCATTCGGCTATCGACAGTTCCAGCGGGAACAGGGTGCCGTCGCTGCGCCGCCCCATGACTTCGCGGCCGATGCCGATGATGCGCCGGCTGCCGGTCCGCAGGTAGTTTTTCAGGTAACCGTCATGCCCGGCACGGTGATCGTCCGCCATCAGCATGGAGACGTTGCGGCCCAGCATCTCCGCTTCCGAATAGCCGAAGATCGTGGCCGCGGCCGGGTTGGAGCCGTGGATGGTTCCCTGCTCGTCGATCACCACCATGGCGTCCACCGCAGTCTCGAACACGGCGCGGTGCTGCCCCTCGCTTGCCCGGAGCTCCCTGCCGCGGGCATCGAGGGAGTCGGCCATGGCGTTGAAGTCGTCGGCGAGTTCGGCGAATTCCACCGCGGTCGCCGGGACGGAGGCCCGCGCCGAGAGATCGCCGGACCGCCAACGATCGGCGGCTCCGGCCAGCAGGGCCGCAGGATCCTCGATATACCGGCGCCCGATCCAGAAGACGGCGGCGGCGGTGCATGCGGCGACCACGGCCAGCAGGGCCAATGCGCCGTCCCGGCCTCGCCGGATGTCGCCGAGAGCCGCTTCCTCGTCGACTCCGACCGACATGAACACCCCTTCGAGCGTATCATCGACGGGAGAGAAGGCGACCAGCCTGACGAGGCCGTCCGCCCCCTTCACCCGTTCCACCCCGGGGCCGCTTCGGTTCAGCAAGGCCAGTGATTCCCGGGAAAGTTTGCTGCCGACGGCCTCCGACCGATGGGGAGCCTGGGCGATGATGGTGCCCTCCCGGTCGGCCACGGTGAGGATCGCGGTCGGCGGCAACGGTTTGCCCGCCAGGTGCGACTCCAGCCAAGCCGCATCGAGCAGCGCGATCACCGCGCCCGAGACCTCGCCGGTGTCGAACGCCCGGTACGGCAGGGAGAACGGCAGGGCGCTCCGCTCGATCTTGCGCGCCACGATATGGTTGCCGACGAAGAAGCCCCCGCCCGCCAGCGCCGTCCGGACATGGACCCGTTGGGAGAGATCGACACCTAGCACCTTCCGGTCGGAGGCGCAGGTGACGGTTCCCTGGCGGTCCGTCACGTAGATGTCGAGATAGGACGGATACTCGGCCCGAAGCCGGTCCATGAGGGGCTGGCACGTGCCGGCATCGCCTTGCGCGACTGCGGGAGTCTGCCGCAGCGTCGCGAGGAGCCGATGGATCCCGGACACCGTTGCCCGCTGCTCGTCCTCGATCAGTTGAAGCAGGCGCCGGGCCTCGGCGTAGGTCTGCTCTGTCTGCTGCTTCTCGCGCTGCAGCGCGTTGAAGATCTGTAGCGCCGAGATCGGAAGCAGCGCCAGTGCTACGACCGCAAGCAGGCGGTGAGGAAGTTTCATCTAGACCAAAAGGAAGTGAGAAAAGCTGAGCGCCAACCCTTGCGCCGGTTTGACACCTTATCCCGGACGGATCCGGTCGAGGCGGGTGGACCAGGAACGTCGATCTGCCCATCCCAAGGCATCCGGATCGACGGAAGCAGGAATCGCGTGTCTTTTCAGTTCCATTGCGTGGTCCCCTTCCGCCCCGAGCCATCCATTGGACTAAGCAGGTCGAGCCTGCCTCGTCAAATAATAACCTCTCACAGATCAGGTCGTTTCATTGCTGATGTCAAGAAAGTTTGTTCCACGACACCGTAACGCCGTGCTCGGAAATGAATTTCGGCCAGAATCCGCTCTTCCGGCCAAATGATGCTATCGGCGGGAGTATACCTATTTACCAGAGTCCGTCGGCGCCGGTTCAATCACTTTCCCGCACAATTTCTTTGTTAGCTATCCAACTATTTTTCATGAGCAGGCCCGCGATCAACACCACGTAACCGGCGCTGAGCGCGATCATCAGGGTCCCGAAGCCGTATTCAACCAGCAGGAAGCCGCCCGCCGCCAGCAGGACCGCGTTGCAGACGCCGAAATTCCGCTCCATCGCGGAGAGCAGCAGGATGCGTTCCTGGGGGCCGAGCGCCCCCATCCGGATGTTGCCCATGGTCACCGGGCGCACGCCGCCGGAACCGAGGCCGAGCAGGCCGATGGCGACCAGGCCGACCAGGAAATAATCCACCCCCCGCTCGGCGAACCAGGCACTGAAGCCGAACAGCCACATGGATCCGAGCATGCAGCCGATCGTGACGCCCATCAGCGCGTTCAGCCCGAAGCGCTTCAGGAAGGCGTTGCAGTACAGGGCCGCGATGAACCCCGCCATCGTGAACAGCCCAAGGACCGAGCCGAACAGGAACGGATCGACTCCCAGCATGATGAAGAAGAACGGCAGGAAGCCTACGAAGGGAGCCATGGTGAAGGCCCGGGACAGCGAGTAGAAATCCATCCAGAACGACTGGTCCGGGTCCGGCCGGAGCTTCACCCGGACGGGCGGCGTGCCGGCGGCGGCCGGTGCCGCCCTGTCCTCCCGGATCGCGAAGATCAGCGCCGCCGACAGCAGGTTGGTGGCGAGCGCCGCGTAGAACGGCCAGTGCGCCTCGTAATCGTAGAGGATGCTGCCGATGCAGCCCGCCACCAGGGTGGCGATGAACATCAGGCTCTGCGAGCGGCTCTGGACCCGCATGAACAGGTCGTTCCCGCCGGTCGCGGTGACGGTCCGCAGCAGGCTGGAATCGGTCGAGATCGCGAGGCTGAAGCCGGTTCCGCCGATCACCTGGGCGGCCATCACGATCCAGAAGTCGGTGCCGCCGACGCTGGTCCCGACGATCACCAGGAACAGCCCGGCGCCCTTCATCAGCTCGCCCAGCGCCACGACGGCCTTCTGCCTCATGTGGCGCAGCAGGGCGCTGCCGAGCGTCGCCGTGACCGTGGTGACCAGGCCGTAGACGACCAGCAATGCGATCGTGTTGTACAGGCCCATCTGGACCATGTGCAGGTGCAGGAACAGCACGGGAAGCTGGAAATAGAGCCGGGAGACCACCCGGTACGAGATGAACAGGAGGATGTCCCGCCGCATGGTTCCGGCCCCGCTCACCGCAGCACGACCTCGACGCTGCTCCCGGCGAAGCAGAATTTCTCGGGCGCCAAGTCGGTTCCCCAGTCCACCCTGACCCGCGCCGTCATGACCCGCACGGGAAGCTGGCGCCGCGCGATCTCCGGCGGCGGATCGACCACGTACTGGCCGACGGTGACCCGCCCGGCCCCGGCGCGCAGGGTCTCGATGGTGCCTTGCCACGTCCTGTCGCCGTAGAGCAGCTTCACCGTGACCGGCTCGCCGATCCCCATCCGGGCGGTGTCGGCCTCGTCGAAGAAGGCCTCGACCCAGACGTCGCGGCAATCGACCAGCTGGGCGATCCCGCCGTTGGCGGCGACGTTCTCGCCGGAATGGGCCTCGACCGACCAGATGACGCCGGGTTTCTGGGATCGCACCGGGGTGCGCTGCTGGCTGGCGAGCTGCTCGCGCACCACGGCCAGCTCCCGGCGGGCGCCGTCCAGCCGGCGCTCCGTGTCCGCTCCCGCCTGCTCCAGGTCGACCAGTTCGGTGTGCAGGTCGCGGAGCCGGCTTTCCGGCTCGCTCAGGGTCCGCGGCCCGTCGAGCTGGAGACCGGCGGCCGACGCCTCCAGCCCCGCCTCGAACTGGGCCAGCCGCGCCTTCTGCGCGCTGACGTTGGCGTTGGCCTCGCGGCCGGTGCCGACCACCCGCTCCAGCGCCACCCCGCTGGACACCCCGCGCTCGTACAGCTTCTCGGTCCGGCGCACCTCCGACGCGGCGACCTCGGCGCCGACCACGGCCCGGCGGAGCTCCTCGCGGACCGTGTTGATCTGCGAGCGGTAGTAGCGCTCCTGGAGGCGCTTCTGCTCCTCGTTCTCCCGGGCGAAGCGGGCGACCAGCTGCTGCCGCGCCTCGATGCGGAGCTTCGTCCCGGCGAGCTGCTGCTCCAGCGTCGCGACCAGCGCCTCGGTCTGGCGCTCCTGGACCAGGAGCTGGGAGACCAGCGGGTTCTCCACGTGGCTCTCGATCATCCCGAGCGTGTCCGACGCCTCGACCGACCGGCCGACGCGCACCTCGGGGTCCAGGTCGAGGCGGCCGGCGATCGGTGCCCGCACGACCGTGACGCCGGTATTGACGAAGGCCTGGATGCTGCGCGGCGGCCGCAGCACCCACCAGTAGAAGGCGACGCTTCCGGCCATGCCGACGGCGGCCAGGATCGCGGCGAAGCGCAGGATGCGCGAGGCTTTGGGGGACTCCGACGTCATGGCTGGCTTTCCGGTCAGGCGGCTTGCAGGCCGGGCAGGACCGCGCTCAGGTCCTCGGCCGAGATGTCGCCCTGGCGCAGGATGCGCGGCGGGCCGGACAGGTCGACGATGGTGCTCGACTTCGTCGTGCCGTCCGCTCCGCCCGCCAGGATATAGTCCACCGCGTCGCCGACCTGGGCGAGCGCCAGTTCCAGGTCGACCAGCACGCCGTCCGCCTGCCCCGACAGGTTGGCCGAGGTCATGGCGACCGGCCGCTTCAGGTAGGACAGCAGGCCCCGCAGCACCGGGTTGGCGATGCAGCCGATCGCGACCGTCGGGCCGCCGCGCACGATGGTGTCGGGCACGGCGGCGTTGCGCGGCACCACGATGTTGAGCGGACCGGGCCAGAACCGCCCGACCACCCGGTCCACCGGCCCCGCGTCGGCGACGTCGGCATAGTTGCGCCAATCGCCGGGCTCGCGGACGAACAGGGTCAGCGCCTGGGTCGGCGGCCGGCGCTTGATCTCGAACGCCCGGCGGATCGCGTCGTCGTTCCAGGGATCGAGCGTCAGCGCGAGGTTGGTGTCGCTGGGCGCTATGACGACGCCGCCCTCGGCGACGCAACGCGCCGCGATGGCGAAACTTTCCTCGCAGGGGTGGAGTATCGGTGCCGGCATGGCAGCAGTTCCTATTTGTTGACGACCTTGAGGACGTCGGTAAAGCGGAAATCGCGGGGAATTTCTATCAGGCGCAGGCGTTGCCGGCACCATTGCGTCAATTCGGCAGGGGTCGGCTCAAGGGCGCCGATCTCCACCTGTATGTCGGCGACCGGAACCTCTCCCAGGTCGCGGTCCGGCTTCGGGCTCACGACCGCCTGGGCGATCAGGGGATGCTGCAGCAGGATCTCGCGGATATATCCCGCCGACAGCTTCTCGCCGCCTGACACGATCACCTTCTTCCGCCGCTCCAGGTACCGGTAGGTGCCGGTGGCCGGGTCGCGGATGAAGACGTCGTGGGTGCGCAGCCACTCCGCGCCGTCGCCGGCGGGTCGGATGAAGTCGTCGCGCACGAAGCCGGACTCGCCGAGATAGCCCAGCATGGCGGTCGGCGTCTTCACCAGCAGCTCGCCGATCTCCAGCCCGTCGCGGTGCTCGGGTTCGTGCAGCGTGACCTCGATCCCTTCCATCGGCCGGCCGGCCGTGTTCCACAGGGTGCGGTCGTCGCCCAGCAGGTTGGTGAAAACCCGGGGGCCGGCTTCGGACAGGCCGTAGGTCAGGTAGATCTTGCCGTCGTAGACCCGGCGCAGCGCCTCCAGGTCGGCCGGCATCACCCGGTCGCCGCCGATGGTCAGCTTCCTGAGGGACTCCGGGAAGCGCTTCCCGACCGCCAGCAGCTTGCGGAGCTGGAACGGCGTGGTCGCGAACAGGCTGACCTGCTCCTCGTCGCAGACCTTGAACCAGTTGGCCGCCGAGAACGGCTGCTCGGACAGGATGATGTCCTTGTGCGACTGCATCGTCGCGATCACCCCGGCGACCAGGCCGTAGGAGAAATAGGCCGGCAGCGCCAGCAGCATGCGCCCGCCCGGCTCGAACTCGATCGACTCCGCATGGAGCCGCGCGTTCAGGAAGGCGCTCTCGGCGCGGTGGACCACCGCCTTCGGCACGCCGGTCGAGCCGGAGGACAGGATGATCAGGCAGCCCGCCAGCTCCGGCCGGGGACCGAGATAACGGCGGTCGAACAGCAGCGCCGTGTCGTCGCCGAACGGATGCTCGGCCTGCTCCATCTCGGAGAAGTGCCGCGTCCGCGCCGCCGGCGCCACGACCGCGCCGGGCTTCACCAGCTCGCGCACCGCGTTGTAGCTGGCGGTGGGCAGCAGGTTGGAGGTCGGCACCGGCACCGCGCCGATCCGCAGCAGGGCCAGCAGGTGGCGGAGGAAGACCAGGTTGGTGCCGCAGGACAGCATGACCGGCGTCCCTTCGGAAACGCCGAGGGCCAGCCACTTCTCGGCGTCCAGGTCCGCCTGGGCGACCAGGTCGGACAGGCGGTGGATCGTGAACGGCGAGCGGGTCCGGTCCACCACGACGCTGTCGCTGGTCCGGGCCCACCGGAACCAGTCCTCGACCGATGGCGCGGATCGTTCCGGCGCCGTCCTCTCCAGCAGATCTTCAAGCATAGTCAAACACTCCGTCATGCCTGTGTCAGGTCGACGCGCCGGACCGCGGCGGCGTCGGGAAAATCGAACCGCGCCGGGCGCGGGGACGCGCCGTCCTCCAGCGCCGATGCCAGGGCGAAGGGAAGCGCCAGCTCCGGAAGCCGGGCCAGCAGCAGCGCGGCGGCGGAGCCCGGCAGCGGGAGCGGCGCCGGCTCGCTCTCCAGGGCGGCGCCGAGGCGGAGCGCCGGGCGTCCCGCCATCGGCCGGGCGGTCACCGCCAGGAAGGCGCCTGCCCCACCCTTGCCGCTTTCCTCGACCGCGACGGCGCCGATGATCATGGCGTCGGCGTCTCCCCGCATCATGTCGAAGGCGGCGATCCCCAGGGCGTCGCCCAGGTTGGCCGATCTCCCCGCCAGGGCCAGGGAGGGGCCGTTGACGCCGGCAGCCATCGCGGCGACGCCGGCGCAGACATTGTAGCCGGAGCCGGAGAACTGCACCGGCGAGCGGCTGCCGCGGCGGACCTTGCCCGAGAAGCTGTTGAGGATCTGGTAGTTGCCGATCCGGCTCGCGATCACGATGCCGATCCGCAGGTTGGAAACGCCGTCCAGGCAGGGCCGCAGCCGGGCGCAGGCCGCGGCGGACAGGGCGGTCGCCGGATCGATCTCCAGTACCTTCCCCTTCAGCGCGGGCGGGCGCAGGACCGACCGGTCCAGGGCTCCGCCCGCCGCCATGGCGGCCAGCCCGTCCGGGCCGAACCCGTGCAGCGTTCCGGTCAGGGCTCCCGCCACTCCGAGGGTCGCGATCATGCCGCCTCCTCCGCCTTTTCCGGGGTGCCTGCCCGCTGCTCGATGGCCGAGGTGGTGAAATGCCCGGACGCCACCACGGCGCCGTCGGGATCGACCAGCTCGCACCGGACGGAACCGAACTGCCCCCGGCCGCCGACCGTGGCGACCAGCCGATACCGGCGCCCCTCCGGGACCGGCGCCAGGCCGAGGTCGGAGATCTGGGCCGGGACCGTGCGCCGGCCGTCGAACAGGACGGCCGAGCTGGCGCGGCAGGCGTGCTGGGCCATGGCCTCGACCACCAGGTACGGCGCGATGCCGGGGCCGGCGAAGCCGGGATCGTGCAGGACGGCGTAGCTCTCCGGCCGGAACGGCGCGGTGAACACGCCGTCCTCCGCCCGCTGCTCGCCGCACAGGTCCAGGAAGCGCGTCATGCCGCACCCGCCCGGGCGTCGGCCTCGCTCCAGGAGCCCATGATGTTGTAGCCGGCATCGACCCACACGACCGACCCGGTGGTCGAGCGCGACATGTCGCTCAGCAGGAACAGGGCCGAATTGCCGATGTCCTCCAGCGAGACGTTGTAGGGCAGCGGCGACTGGCTGGCCCGCTTCTCCAGCATCTC
The Skermanella mucosa DNA segment above includes these coding regions:
- a CDS encoding MFS transporter, whose product is MRRDILLFISYRVVSRLYFQLPVLFLHLHMVQMGLYNTIALLVVYGLVTTVTATLGSALLRHMRQKAVVALGELMKGAGLFLVIVGTSVGGTDFWIVMAAQVIGGTGFSLAISTDSSLLRTVTATGGNDLFMRVQSRSQSLMFIATLVAGCIGSILYDYEAHWPFYAALATNLLSAALIFAIREDRAAPAAAGTPPVRVKLRPDPDQSFWMDFYSLSRAFTMAPFVGFLPFFFIMLGVDPFLFGSVLGLFTMAGFIAALYCNAFLKRFGLNALMGVTIGCMLGSMWLFGFSAWFAERGVDYFLVGLVAIGLLGLGSGGVRPVTMGNIRMGALGPQERILLLSAMERNFGVCNAVLLAAGGFLLVEYGFGTLMIALSAGYVVLIAGLLMKNSWIANKEIVRESD
- a CDS encoding L-threonylcarbamoyladenylate synthase, whose amino-acid sequence is MPAPILHPCEESFAIAARCVAEGGVVIAPSDTNLALTLDPWNDDAIRRAFEIKRRPPTQALTLFVREPGDWRNYADVADAGPVDRVVGRFWPGPLNIVVPRNAAVPDTIVRGGPTVAIGCIANPVLRGLLSYLKRPVAMTSANLSGQADGVLVDLELALAQVGDAVDYILAGGADGTTKSSTIVDLSGPPRILRQGDISAEDLSAVLPGLQAA
- a CDS encoding class I adenylate-forming enzyme family protein, translating into MLEDLLERTAPERSAPSVEDWFRWARTSDSVVVDRTRSPFTIHRLSDLVAQADLDAEKWLALGVSEGTPVMLSCGTNLVFLRHLLALLRIGAVPVPTSNLLPTASYNAVRELVKPGAVVAPAARTRHFSEMEQAEHPFGDDTALLFDRRYLGPRPELAGCLIILSSGSTGVPKAVVHRAESAFLNARLHAESIEFEPGGRMLLALPAYFSYGLVAGVIATMQSHKDIILSEQPFSAANWFKVCDEEQVSLFATTPFQLRKLLAVGKRFPESLRKLTIGGDRVMPADLEALRRVYDGKIYLTYGLSEAGPRVFTNLLGDDRTLWNTAGRPMEGIEVTLHEPEHRDGLEIGELLVKTPTAMLGYLGESGFVRDDFIRPAGDGAEWLRTHDVFIRDPATGTYRYLERRKKVIVSGGEKLSAGYIREILLQHPLIAQAVVSPKPDRDLGEVPVADIQVEIGALEPTPAELTQWCRQRLRLIEIPRDFRFTDVLKVVNK
- a CDS encoding HlyD family secretion protein, with amino-acid sequence MTSESPKASRILRFAAILAAVGMAGSVAFYWWVLRPPRSIQAFVNTGVTVVRAPIAGRLDLDPEVRVGRSVEASDTLGMIESHVENPLVSQLLVQERQTEALVATLEQQLAGTKLRIEARQQLVARFARENEEQKRLQERYYRSQINTVREELRRAVVGAEVAASEVRRTEKLYERGVSSGVALERVVGTGREANANVSAQKARLAQFEAGLEASAAGLQLDGPRTLSEPESRLRDLHTELVDLEQAGADTERRLDGARRELAVVREQLASQQRTPVRSQKPGVIWSVEAHSGENVAANGGIAQLVDCRDVWVEAFFDEADTARMGIGEPVTVKLLYGDRTWQGTIETLRAGAGRVTVGQYVVDPPPEIARRQLPVRVMTARVRVDWGTDLAPEKFCFAGSSVEVVLR
- a CDS encoding HEPN domain-containing protein; its protein translation is MAEDYESSALRHFRDAEVLAGKECYDNAGYLIGFAAECAVKSALLSFNLADKPHHKHFPEIRDIALKMFASRRDSAMHVTLRSAFLEGWQIHQRYEVTNSIDNGKYQSWKRDAQRILHAARLRSE
- a CDS encoding beta-ketoacyl synthase N-terminal-like domain-containing protein codes for the protein MIATLGVAGALTGTLHGFGPDGLAAMAAGGALDRSVLRPPALKGKVLEIDPATALSAAACARLRPCLDGVSNLRIGIVIASRIGNYQILNSFSGKVRRGSRSPVQFSGSGYNVCAGVAAMAAGVNGPSLALAGRSANLGDALGIAAFDMMRGDADAMIIGAVAVEESGKGGAGAFLAVTARPMAGRPALRLGAALESEPAPLPLPGSAAALLLARLPELALPFALASALEDGASPRPARFDFPDAAAVRRVDLTQA
- a CDS encoding response regulator: MAPCRTARAGCASPGPSPGPRRSCASCGRRAAAGPIGGEPVREGFGSVLLRQVVESQLGGVLETDWLPEGLSSRICLPGDTWQAVGVKEVSQPVSAAPVSRPADHAGRRVLVVEDEALTAMAIQLLLEEAGYAVLGPVGRVEDALDLLRSGPPDAAVLDVNLFGATVDPVAATLEDMGVPFLFCTGYHSGGTAGERHPKAPVLGKPVNANNLLAAVGDLISGGARAGSTGG